One Bacteroidales bacterium genomic window carries:
- a CDS encoding radical SAM protein, translating to MNKVYRPKWNSGRYHKTGKDRLALLYNKLEGMSFLFEGDSADIINELLKYQTNKPILISNLLKIGDESFLKEDIIGFCNELISVGLLTPKIFNATEVNQLRKIISEQRRNEIDTVEKTIQEKLPFEISSAERDYSNFIEKDGIPLSVMIELTYNCNEKCIHCYNPGAARNNNEKSERHLLKELNFIDYVSLIKELKELGVAKISLTGGEPFIKKDIWKIIELIHQHGFSFDIFTNGLALIDNVDKLTQYFPQSVKLSVYSADEEIHDSITRIKGSLAKTLKVAADLQKNGVPIYFNCPVMKNNLSSYHTVYDLAKKYTALAQFDVNLADSLDGDIAVSQLLQVSNEQLEILLRDSNIPLYVGKEAPDFGKKRLLKNEPFCGAGLSFFNITPEGNITPCNAFPTSFGNLKDTSFKDIVFSSEILKKWQSITIIDYEECGAYEQCWYCNRCPGQSFIEHGNALKKSTANHKIAKIRFELAKKIKDGNDPLGGRKPHEVLKDGEIIITKKVISIKTNKNYRNNSMEL from the coding sequence ATGAATAAAGTATACAGACCCAAATGGAATAGTGGCAGATATCATAAAACTGGGAAAGACAGATTGGCCTTATTGTACAATAAATTGGAAGGGATGTCTTTTTTATTTGAAGGTGATTCCGCTGATATCATTAACGAACTTTTAAAATATCAGACAAATAAACCAATTCTCATTTCAAATTTATTGAAAATAGGAGACGAATCTTTCTTGAAGGAAGATATAATAGGGTTTTGTAATGAATTAATTAGTGTAGGCCTATTAACACCTAAAATATTTAATGCCACAGAAGTTAATCAATTAAGAAAAATTATAAGTGAACAACGAAGAAACGAAATTGATACTGTTGAAAAAACAATACAAGAAAAATTGCCATTTGAAATTAGTTCTGCGGAAAGGGACTATTCAAATTTTATTGAAAAGGATGGCATTCCTTTATCTGTTATGATAGAATTAACATATAATTGTAACGAGAAATGTATTCATTGCTACAATCCGGGTGCAGCAAGAAATAACAATGAAAAATCTGAAAGACATTTACTGAAAGAATTGAATTTTATTGATTATGTAAGTTTAATAAAAGAATTAAAAGAATTAGGTGTTGCTAAAATTTCGCTCACAGGAGGTGAACCCTTTATAAAAAAAGATATATGGAAGATAATTGAGCTAATTCATCAGCATGGTTTTTCATTTGATATTTTTACTAATGGATTAGCTTTAATAGATAATGTAGATAAGCTAACACAATATTTTCCTCAATCAGTTAAGTTATCAGTTTATAGTGCAGATGAAGAAATACACGACTCTATAACTCGTATTAAAGGCTCTTTAGCAAAAACACTAAAGGTTGCTGCTGATTTACAAAAAAACGGAGTGCCTATTTACTTCAACTGTCCGGTAATGAAAAATAATTTATCAAGTTATCATACTGTTTATGATTTGGCAAAAAAATATACTGCACTTGCTCAATTTGATGTTAATTTAGCTGATTCATTAGATGGTGATATTGCAGTTTCTCAACTATTACAAGTATCTAACGAGCAATTAGAAATCCTTTTAAGAGATTCCAACATTCCATTGTATGTTGGAAAAGAAGCTCCTGATTTTGGAAAAAAAAGACTGCTAAAAAATGAACCATTTTGTGGCGCAGGTTTAAGTTTTTTTAATATAACGCCAGAAGGGAATATAACACCTTGTAATGCTTTTCCTACAAGTTTTGGAAATCTTAAGGATACAAGTTTTAAGGATATTGTTTTTAGTTCTGAAATATTAAAAAAATGGCAAAGCATTACTATTATCGACTATGAAGAATGTGGTGCTTACGAGCAATGTTGGTATTGTAACAGATGTCCTGGACAAAGTTTTATTGAACACGGCAATGCTTTGAAAAAAAGTACTGCGAATCACAAAATTGCTAAAATTCGTTTTGAACTAGCAAAAAAAATTAAAGATGGAAATGACCCCCTCGGAGGAAGAAAACCACATGAAGTATTAAAAGATGGTGAAATTATAATTACAAAGAAAGTGATATCTATAAAAACGAATAAAAATTATAGGAATAATTCTATGGAATTATGA
- a CDS encoding GIY-YIG nuclease family protein, with protein MTFNDIDEIKKAGFSGFKKMSELFLDSSMLPNNNGVYLVLNIDNKPGDFLTVGSGGHFKGKDPNISLAELKSNWVENTKVVYIGKATSLRSRLKQYFGFGQGKNIGHYGGRLIWQLKYSKDLVVCWKSLTIDPREFEADLIQQFVKTFGCRPFANLAN; from the coding sequence ATGACCTTTAACGACATTGACGAGATAAAAAAAGCTGGATTTTCAGGCTTTAAAAAAATGAGTGAATTGTTTCTTGACAGTTCAATGCTTCCCAACAACAACGGTGTTTACCTTGTACTTAACATTGACAATAAACCTGGAGATTTTTTAACGGTTGGTTCGGGCGGACACTTCAAAGGAAAAGACCCAAATATTTCTTTGGCAGAATTAAAATCTAATTGGGTTGAAAATACAAAAGTTGTTTATATTGGAAAAGCAACTTCATTAAGGTCAAGGCTTAAACAGTATTTCGGTTTTGGACAAGGGAAAAATATTGGGCATTACGGTGGCAGACTAATATGGCAATTAAAATACTCCAAAGACCTTGTTGTTTGTTGGAAATCCCTGACAATTGACCCAAGAGAATTTGAAGCCGACCTAATTCAACAATTTGTAAAAACTTTCGGTTGCAGACCGTTTGCAAATCTCGCTAACTAA
- a CDS encoding restriction endonuclease, giving the protein MTPKQFEDLVCEHFRNKGYKAEVTSYSNDYGVDVFATKGKERIAVQAKMYGGGTRKINRQMVMELHGAKDYFDCTKAVIATDGILLSDALEVANKLKIDILNIDSSVPVTIKKSISNDKTFDSIWEKYILPLQGKTLTRDNGETNEILKVNWSEVERLTSNGNKGKIKVEIFKQAINKLLTDGSITRDYINQNYVGRASSGIILILSQVPFFNLTDKPTGLKYIK; this is encoded by the coding sequence ATGACACCAAAACAATTTGAAGACTTGGTTTGCGAACACTTCCGCAATAAAGGATATAAAGCCGAAGTAACTTCATACAGCAACGACTATGGCGTTGACGTATTTGCAACTAAAGGCAAAGAAAGAATTGCAGTTCAAGCAAAAATGTATGGCGGTGGAACAAGAAAAATAAACCGACAAATGGTTATGGAACTTCACGGAGCAAAAGACTATTTTGATTGCACAAAAGCAGTTATTGCGACAGATGGAATATTACTTTCAGACGCATTAGAAGTAGCCAACAAACTTAAAATTGACATATTAAATATTGACAGTTCAGTTCCGGTTACTATTAAAAAATCAATTTCAAACGACAAGACATTTGATAGCATTTGGGAAAAATATATTCTTCCATTGCAAGGCAAAACTTTAACAAGGGACAACGGAGAAACAAACGAAATTCTAAAAGTAAATTGGAGTGAAGTTGAACGACTAACATCAAACGGAAACAAAGGGAAAATTAAGGTTGAAATATTCAAACAGGCAATTAACAAACTTTTAACGGACGGCTCAATTACCAGAGACTACATCAACCAAAATTATGTTGGACGAGCATCATCGGGAATAATTTTAATTTTATCACAAGTTCCCTTTTTCAACCTGACAGACAAACCAACTGGACTAAAATACATTAAATGA
- a CDS encoding TlpA disulfide reductase family protein: MRNILICAFILIHSLCSGDDIIKGEINISGTALNYSDSSMLILTNVDTHKHIDTAYIINNSFNFTTPKSEPTGYGIFFRMENQPRDEFLFFWKENVDISINGIKGEMKYANVEGGIVQSQQNSYNKIIKPLSLHFDSINAIINSGDVKDAEKINSLNLLLDTIIDERVVLGAKYIMENPNAFLSASLLADFAPLLQKDEIKSLYENLSPKIKESANAIAVSNFLKISKDVKIGDIADDFELPDLNGNKVGLKDFKGKFVLLEFWAAGCGPCRMENKNLLANYKLYNSKGFEIISISNDKNKKDWANATKKDSIIWASLLGDTEVAAKYNVKFIPSNFLIDPTGKIIAINIQGDQLGEKLKDIFGE; the protein is encoded by the coding sequence ATGAGAAACATACTGATTTGTGCATTCATTTTAATCCATTCTCTATGTTCAGGTGATGACATTATAAAAGGGGAAATTAATATTTCCGGAACGGCCTTAAATTATTCAGATAGTTCAATGTTAATTCTGACCAATGTAGATACTCATAAGCACATTGACACTGCCTATATTATAAACAACAGTTTCAATTTTACTACTCCTAAATCTGAACCTACTGGTTATGGAATTTTTTTCAGAATGGAAAACCAGCCTCGAGATGAGTTCTTATTTTTCTGGAAAGAAAATGTTGACATTTCAATTAATGGAATTAAAGGCGAGATGAAATATGCAAATGTTGAGGGTGGAATAGTACAGAGTCAACAAAATAGCTATAACAAAATCATAAAACCATTAAGTCTGCATTTCGATAGTATAAATGCAATAATTAATTCCGGTGATGTAAAAGATGCAGAAAAAATAAACTCTCTGAATTTACTATTAGATACTATAATAGATGAAAGAGTTGTCTTGGGAGCTAAATATATAATGGAAAATCCCAACGCTTTTTTAAGTGCATCCCTACTAGCCGATTTTGCACCTTTACTTCAAAAGGACGAAATAAAATCACTTTACGAAAATTTGTCTCCAAAAATCAAAGAGTCTGCTAACGCAATAGCTGTTTCTAATTTTTTAAAAATTAGTAAAGATGTAAAAATAGGTGACATTGCCGACGATTTTGAACTACCAGACTTAAATGGCAACAAAGTTGGGTTGAAAGACTTTAAAGGTAAGTTTGTTTTACTAGAATTCTGGGCAGCAGGTTGTGGTCCTTGTAGAATGGAAAATAAAAACTTATTGGCAAACTATAAACTTTATAATAGTAAGGGATTTGAAATAATTAGTATTTCCAACGATAAAAATAAAAAAGATTGGGCTAATGCAACAAAGAAAGATTCCATAATTTGGGCATCTTTGCTTGGGGATACGGAGGTAGCAGCCAAATACAATGTTAAATTTATCCCGTCAAATTTTCTAATAGATCCAACTGGAAAAATTATAGCAATAAATATACAGGGTGACCAATTAGGAGAAAAACTAAAGGACATATTCGGTGAATAA
- a CDS encoding energy transducer TonB: MKQLTFIFTLIVSTTFAAFGQTDCNKAKLNAQTDFVEGNYLFHSLEFQPTENTYLFVLREDYNIQWSFIDQDSLDYYDCYDSALTVNLRKKYGDDFLNNARTKADSLERTENWRKEPEFPGGNAAMFKFITDKLIIEEGDLGEGIQTKIFISFTITEKGELEDIKVVKGISEKVDNNVIQIFSVMPNWIPAYLYGKPTRMRYSMPIQLEYK, encoded by the coding sequence TTGAAACAACTAACATTTATATTTACCCTTATCGTTTCGACAACTTTTGCAGCTTTTGGACAGACAGACTGCAATAAAGCTAAGTTGAATGCTCAAACAGACTTTGTAGAAGGAAATTATTTATTTCATTCATTAGAATTTCAGCCAACAGAAAATACTTACCTCTTTGTGCTTAGAGAAGATTACAACATTCAATGGAGTTTTATCGACCAAGACTCTTTGGACTATTACGACTGCTATGATTCAGCTTTGACCGTGAATTTGAGGAAAAAATATGGAGATGACTTTTTAAATAATGCAAGAACAAAAGCTGATAGTTTAGAGCGCACTGAAAATTGGAGAAAAGAACCAGAGTTTCCTGGTGGAAATGCTGCAATGTTCAAATTCATTACGGACAAACTGATAATTGAAGAAGGTGATTTAGGAGAAGGAATTCAAACTAAAATATTTATTTCATTTACAATAACTGAGAAAGGAGAACTTGAAGACATTAAAGTAGTGAAAGGAATTAGTGAAAAGGTTGACAACAATGTCATACAGATATTTAGTGTAATGCCGAATTGGATACCAGCATATTTGTATGGAAAACCTACAAGAATGAGATATTCAATGCCAATTCAACTTGAATATAAATGA
- a CDS encoding T9SS type A sorting domain-containing protein, with protein MSTRMSPIIYPNPATGKFYIGGVKFPVEISIFNSRGVKILSPRMIGDNNELDLSHHPGGIYFVTFSHNGELCIRRLVIY; from the coding sequence ATGTCAACACGGATGTCGCCCATTATTTATCCCAATCCGGCTACCGGAAAGTTTTACATCGGCGGGGTGAAGTTTCCTGTCGAAATTTCTATTTTTAACAGCCGGGGAGTTAAGATTTTAAGCCCCCGCATGATTGGAGATAATAATGAGTTGGATTTATCGCACCATCCTGGCGGCATTTACTTTGTAACTTTTAGCCACAACGGAGAACTTTGTATCAGGCGGCTGGTCATTTATTAA
- a CDS encoding SDR family oxidoreductase: protein MNIVITGASKGIGNALVRRLAADPTHHIVAISRDAEKLNALAAECRWQNSDAHVHPIAFDLLSPGYSFNLIPKIVEAFDSVDVLVNNAGLLIKKDFAAFSDEDFDAVMNVNVKSVFKLTRSLLPYFARPAHIVNIGSMGGIQGTAKFAGLSLYSTAKGAVAVLTEALAEELSEKKISVNCLAYGAVQTEMLAQAFPGYTAPLSPENMAEFVAWFATHGHQFFNGKVLPVSSSTP, encoded by the coding sequence ATGAACATCGTAATAACAGGAGCAAGCAAAGGTATTGGCAATGCGCTGGTTAGGCGGCTGGCTGCCGATCCTACGCATCATATTGTAGCCATATCGCGCGATGCCGAAAAGCTGAACGCATTGGCTGCTGAATGTCGCTGGCAAAACAGCGATGCGCATGTTCACCCCATTGCTTTCGATCTATTGTCGCCTGGCTATTCATTTAATCTTATCCCCAAAATCGTTGAAGCTTTTGATAGTGTTGATGTTTTGGTAAATAATGCCGGATTGCTGATAAAGAAAGACTTTGCAGCTTTTTCAGATGAAGATTTTGATGCGGTGATGAACGTAAACGTTAAGAGCGTATTCAAACTCACCCGTTCGCTGCTGCCCTACTTTGCTCGTCCGGCACATATCGTCAACATCGGCAGTATGGGCGGCATACAAGGCACGGCCAAATTTGCTGGGTTGTCGTTGTACAGTACCGCCAAAGGCGCTGTGGCGGTGCTTACAGAAGCACTGGCCGAGGAGTTATCCGAAAAAAAGATTTCGGTAAACTGTCTGGCATACGGCGCTGTGCAAACAGAGATGCTGGCGCAGGCCTTTCCGGGTTACACCGCTCCATTGAGCCCCGAAAATATGGCGGAGTTTGTCGCCTGGTTTGCGACGCACGGACATCAGTTTTTTAACGGGAAAGTACTTCCCGTTTCATCATCAACACCTTGA
- a CDS encoding SoxR reducing system RseC family protein produces the protein MDNEDLITHSGIITRHETGTLFVSIIAESACSACHAKGVCGMSEMQEKVVEISDAHHAELTVGTPVTVAMKRTTGLKAVLYGYLLPFVLLLTTLFVAMGYYHNEGKAGLLALAILLPYYFGLYMLRDKMKTRFEFTILET, from the coding sequence ATGGACAACGAGGATCTCATAACACATAGCGGAATCATCACACGGCACGAAACCGGAACCCTCTTCGTAAGCATCATAGCGGAATCGGCCTGTTCGGCCTGCCACGCCAAAGGAGTTTGTGGCATGTCGGAAATGCAGGAAAAGGTTGTAGAAATAAGCGACGCGCATCATGCAGAACTTACTGTTGGCACTCCGGTGACCGTGGCTATGAAACGCACCACCGGACTCAAAGCCGTTTTGTATGGATATTTACTACCTTTTGTGCTTTTGCTGACAACACTTTTCGTTGCAATGGGTTATTACCATAACGAAGGCAAAGCAGGCCTGCTGGCACTGGCCATCCTGCTGCCTTACTACTTTGGACTATACATGCTTCGTGACAAGATGAAAACAAGATTTGAATTTACAATACTCGAAACGTAA